A region of Lycium barbarum isolate Lr01 chromosome 1, ASM1917538v2, whole genome shotgun sequence DNA encodes the following proteins:
- the LOC132611926 gene encoding uncharacterized protein LOC132611926: MLSVKVLSRALNSLFDDPMYRGFGMPKSSPDLNHLAYADDTIIFTSVDRYSLELVMEVLLNYETVSGQRMNRDKSCFYMYKTCAMSLVKDVTQITGFTRGEFLFKYLGCLIFHSRKKKAYYNDLIKKVNDKLQNWKGKLMSFGGKVVLINSVLQSMPMHLLSAMVPHKVYYSGAK, from the coding sequence ATGTTGTCTGTAAAAGTTCTTTCTAGGGCCTTGAATAGCTTGTTTGATGATCCAATGTATAGAGGTTTTGGCATGCCTAAATCGAGTCCAGATCTAAATCATctagcatatgcagatgacaccataATCTTCACCTCAGTAGACAGATATTCATTAGAACTAGTAATGGAAGTGTTGCTCAACTATGAGACTGTCTCAGGACAAAGGATGAATAGAGATAAGAGCTGCTTTTACATGTATAAAACCTGTGCAATGAGTCTAGTTAAAGATGTGACACAAATCACTGGTTTTACAAGAGGTGAATTTCTATTCAAGTATCTAGGATGCCTAATATTTCATAGCAGAAAGAAGAAGGCCTATTACAATGATCTGATAAAGAAAGTGAATGACAAGCTCCAGAATTGGAAAGGCAAGTTGATGTCTTTTGGAGGTAAAGTTGTGCTCATCAATAGTGTTCTTCAAAGTATGCCTATGCATTTATTGTCTGCCATGGTCCCCCACAAAGTATACTATTCAGGAGCTAAATAG